In the genome of Streptomyces racemochromogenes, one region contains:
- the dapA gene encoding 4-hydroxy-tetrahydrodipicolinate synthase gives MAPISTPQTPFGRVLTAMITPFTADGALDLDGAQRLAVHLVDAGNDGLIINGTTGESPTTTDAEKNDLVRAVLEAVGDRAHVVAGIGTNDTRHTLELARQAERTGAHGLLAVTPYYSKPPQEGLFQHFTAIADATELPVMLYDIPGRSGVPINTETLVRLAEHPRIVANKDAKGDLGRASWAIAQSGLAWYSGDDMLNLPLLSVGAVGFVSVVSHVVTPELRAMLEAHVGGDVQKATEIHQKLLPVFTGMFRTQGVMTTKKALSLQGLPAGPLRLPLVGLTDEETAQLKIDLAAGGVQL, from the coding sequence ATGGCTCCGATCTCGACTCCGCAGACCCCCTTCGGGCGGGTCCTCACCGCCATGATCACGCCGTTCACGGCTGATGGCGCACTTGACCTCGACGGCGCGCAGCGTCTCGCCGTCCACCTGGTGGACGCAGGCAACGACGGCCTGATCATCAACGGCACCACCGGTGAGTCGCCCACCACCACCGACGCGGAGAAAAACGACCTCGTACGAGCCGTACTCGAAGCGGTCGGCGACCGCGCCCACGTCGTCGCCGGCATCGGGACCAACGACACCCGGCACACCCTGGAGCTGGCCCGCCAGGCCGAGCGCACCGGAGCCCACGGCCTCCTGGCGGTGACGCCGTACTACAGCAAGCCGCCGCAGGAAGGCCTCTTCCAGCACTTCACGGCCATCGCCGACGCCACCGAGCTGCCGGTCATGCTCTACGACATCCCCGGCCGCAGCGGCGTCCCGATCAACACGGAGACCCTGGTCAGGCTGGCGGAGCACCCCCGCATCGTGGCCAACAAGGACGCCAAGGGCGACCTCGGCCGCGCCAGCTGGGCCATCGCCCAGAGCGGCCTGGCCTGGTACTCCGGCGACGACATGCTGAACCTGCCGCTCCTGTCGGTCGGCGCCGTCGGCTTCGTCTCCGTCGTCAGCCACGTCGTCACCCCCGAGCTGCGGGCGATGCTGGAGGCCCACGTCGGCGGCGACGTCCAGAAGGCCACCGAGATCCACCAGAAGCTGCTCCCGGTCTTCACGGGCATGTTCCGCACCCAGGGCGTCATGACCACCAAGAAGGCCCTGTCCCTCCAGGGCCTGCCCGCCGGCCCGCTGCGCCTGCCCCTCGTCGGCCTGACCGACGAAGAGACGGCACAGCTCAAGATCGATCTTGCCGCGGGCGGGGTACAGCTCTGA
- a CDS encoding PH domain-containing protein, which produces MPLPFLTADGVFDAHEDEALPHVNPERWRRPYRPGPWRVAGASVLLLLAAFMLLATVIIAFAGTWTGAGVALAASLAVVGSALRILRSGVWVSPSGLRRVGFLGTRSVSWSQVEKVRTVQQPVRWLGLPRTVQGQALTVSARGKEVQVLLTDHSADFLARGEAFDRAVGRVEAWAEEYRGVPA; this is translated from the coding sequence GTGCCCCTGCCCTTCCTGACGGCCGACGGCGTCTTCGACGCACACGAGGACGAAGCCCTCCCCCATGTGAACCCCGAGCGCTGGCGGCGCCCCTACCGGCCCGGCCCCTGGCGGGTCGCCGGCGCGTCGGTGCTGCTGCTGCTCGCCGCCTTCATGCTGCTGGCCACCGTGATCATCGCCTTCGCGGGCACCTGGACGGGCGCGGGCGTCGCCCTGGCCGCCTCGCTCGCCGTCGTCGGCTCCGCGCTGCGGATCCTGCGCTCGGGCGTATGGGTGAGCCCCTCAGGGCTGCGCCGGGTCGGCTTCCTCGGGACCCGCTCGGTCTCCTGGAGCCAGGTCGAGAAGGTGCGCACGGTCCAGCAGCCGGTGCGCTGGCTGGGACTGCCCCGGACCGTGCAGGGGCAGGCGCTGACGGTTTCCGCCCGCGGCAAGGAGGTGCAGGTGCTGCTGACCGACCACAGCGCCGACTTCCTGGCGCGCGGCGAGGCCTTCGACCGGGCCGTCGGCCGGGTGGAGGCGTGGGCCGAGGAGTACCGGGGCGTGCCCGCCTGA
- a CDS encoding polyribonucleotide nucleotidyltransferase, with amino-acid sequence MENETHYAEAVIDNGSFGTRTIRFETGRLARQAAGSAVAYLDDDTMVLSATTASKKPKDQLDFFPLTVDVEERQYAAGKIPGSFFRREGRPSEDAILTCRLIDRPLRPSFKKGLRNEIQVVATVMALNPDHLYDVIAINAASASTQLAGLPFSGPIGGVRVALIKGQWVAFPTHTELEDAVFDMVVAGRALEDGDVAIMMVEAEATERTIALVKGGAEAPTEEIVAAGLEAAKPFIKVLCKAQADLAAKAAKPEGEFPVFLDYEQDVYAALEQAVRGELAQALTIAGKQDREAELDRVKEIAAEKLLPAFEGREKEISAAYRSLTKALVRERVIKDKVRIDGRGLTDIRTLAAEVEAIPRVHGSALFERGETQILGVTTLNMLRMEQQLDTLSPVTRKRYMHNYNFPPYSVGETGRVGSPKRREIGHGALAERAIVPVLPTREEFPYAIRQVSEALGSNGSTSMGSVCASTMSLLNAGVPLKAPVAGIAMGLISQEIDGKTHYVALTDILGAEDAFGDMDFKVAGTKEFVTALQLDTKLDGIPASVLAAALTQARDARLHILDVMMEAIDTPDEMSPNAPRIITVKIPVDKIGEVIGPKGKMINQIQEDTGAEITIEDDGTIYIGAADGPAAEAARSTINAIANPTMPEVGERYLGTVVKTTTFGAFVSLMPGKDGLLHISQIRKLAGGKRVENVEDVLAVGTKVQVEIAEIDQRGKLSLVPVVEGETESAGGSDADKDDSDK; translated from the coding sequence GTGGAGAACGAGACCCACTACGCCGAGGCCGTCATCGACAACGGCTCCTTCGGCACCCGCACCATCCGCTTCGAGACGGGCCGCCTCGCCCGCCAGGCCGCCGGCTCCGCCGTTGCCTACCTGGACGACGACACGATGGTCCTCTCCGCGACCACCGCGTCGAAGAAGCCCAAGGACCAGCTCGACTTCTTCCCCCTGACGGTGGACGTCGAGGAGCGCCAGTACGCCGCCGGCAAGATCCCCGGCTCCTTCTTCCGCCGCGAGGGCCGCCCCTCCGAGGACGCGATCCTCACCTGCCGCCTGATCGACCGCCCGCTGCGCCCCTCCTTCAAGAAGGGCCTGCGCAACGAGATCCAGGTCGTCGCCACCGTCATGGCGCTCAACCCGGACCACCTGTACGACGTCATCGCGATCAACGCCGCGTCCGCGTCCACCCAGCTGGCCGGCCTGCCCTTCTCCGGCCCGATCGGCGGCGTCCGCGTCGCGCTGATCAAGGGCCAGTGGGTCGCCTTCCCGACGCACACCGAGCTCGAGGACGCCGTCTTCGACATGGTCGTCGCGGGCCGCGCCCTGGAGGACGGCGACGTCGCGATCATGATGGTCGAGGCCGAGGCCACCGAGCGGACCATCGCCCTGGTCAAGGGCGGCGCCGAGGCGCCGACCGAGGAGATCGTGGCCGCCGGCCTCGAGGCCGCGAAGCCCTTCATCAAGGTCCTGTGCAAGGCCCAGGCCGACCTGGCCGCCAAGGCCGCCAAGCCCGAGGGCGAGTTCCCGGTCTTCCTCGACTACGAGCAGGACGTCTACGCCGCCCTGGAGCAGGCCGTCCGCGGCGAGCTGGCCCAGGCGCTGACCATCGCGGGCAAGCAGGACCGCGAGGCCGAGCTGGACCGCGTCAAGGAGATCGCCGCCGAGAAGCTCCTCCCGGCCTTCGAGGGCCGCGAGAAGGAGATCTCCGCCGCCTACCGCAGCCTGACCAAGGCCCTGGTGCGCGAGCGCGTCATCAAGGACAAGGTCCGCATCGACGGCCGTGGCCTGACCGACATCCGCACCCTGGCCGCCGAGGTCGAGGCCATCCCGCGCGTGCACGGCTCGGCGCTGTTCGAGCGTGGCGAGACCCAGATCCTGGGCGTCACCACCCTCAACATGCTCCGCATGGAGCAGCAGCTGGACACCCTCTCCCCGGTGACCCGCAAGCGCTACATGCACAACTACAACTTCCCGCCGTACTCCGTCGGCGAGACCGGCCGCGTCGGCTCTCCGAAGCGCCGCGAGATCGGCCACGGCGCGCTCGCCGAGCGCGCGATCGTGCCGGTCCTGCCGACGCGCGAGGAGTTCCCCTACGCGATCCGCCAGGTGTCCGAGGCCCTCGGCTCCAACGGTTCGACGTCCATGGGCTCGGTCTGCGCCTCCACCATGTCGCTGCTGAACGCCGGTGTGCCCCTCAAGGCCCCCGTCGCCGGCATCGCCATGGGCCTGATCTCCCAGGAGATCGACGGCAAGACGCACTACGTCGCCCTCACCGACATCCTCGGTGCGGAGGACGCCTTCGGCGACATGGACTTCAAGGTCGCCGGCACCAAGGAGTTCGTCACCGCCCTCCAGCTCGACACCAAGCTGGACGGCATCCCGGCCTCCGTCCTGGCCGCGGCCCTGACCCAGGCCCGCGACGCCCGCCTCCACATCCTCGACGTGATGATGGAAGCGATCGACACGCCGGACGAGATGTCCCCCAACGCCCCGCGGATCATCACCGTCAAGATCCCCGTGGACAAGATCGGCGAGGTCATCGGCCCCAAGGGCAAGATGATCAACCAGATCCAGGAGGACACCGGCGCCGAGATCACGATCGAGGACGACGGCACCATCTACATCGGTGCCGCCGACGGCCCGGCCGCCGAGGCCGCCCGCTCCACGATCAACGCGATCGCCAACCCGACCATGCCGGAGGTCGGCGAGCGCTACCTGGGTACGGTCGTCAAGACCACCACCTTCGGTGCCTTCGTCTCCCTCATGCCCGGCAAGGACGGCCTGCTGCACATCTCGCAGATCCGCAAGCTCGCCGGCGGCAAGCGCGTGGAGAACGTCGAGGACGTGCTCGCGGTCGGCACCAAGGTGCAGGTCGAGATCGCCGAGATCGACCAGCGCGGCAAGCTCTCCCTCGTCCCCGTGGTCGAGGGCGAGACCGAGTCCGCCGGCGGCTCCGACGCTGACAAGGACGACTCCGACAAGTGA
- a CDS encoding M16 family metallopeptidase, with product MTSRSSRVTARPSSEGRAVARTQTLLKGENGIGTVRRTVLPGGLRVVTETLPSVRSATFGIWAGVGSRDETPSLNGATHYLEHLLFKGTAQRSALDISSAIDAVGGEMNAFTAKEYTCYYARVLDTDLPLAIDVVCDMLTGSLIREEDVDAERGVILEEIAMTEDDPGDVVHDLFAQTMYGDSPLGRPVLGTVDTINALGADRIRRFWKKHYDPTRLVVAAAGNVDHNKVVRQVRAAFEKAGALKHTDAVPVGPRTGTKRIRTAGRVELVGRKTEQAHVVLGMPGLARTDERRWALGVLNTALGGGMSSRLFQEVREKRGLAYSVYSYTSGFADTGLFGVYAGCRPSQVHDVLRICRQELDTVASEGLTDEEIRRAIGQLSGSTVLGLEDTGAIMNRIGKSELCWGDQMSVDDMLARIASVTPDDVRAVAQDVLAQRPSLAVIGPLKEKQAARLDEAVA from the coding sequence GTGACGTCGCGTAGTTCCCGTGTGACGGCCCGCCCCTCTTCGGAGGGGCGGGCCGTCGCCCGTACCCAAACCCTCCTCAAGGGCGAGAACGGCATCGGCACCGTCCGGCGCACCGTCCTCCCCGGCGGGCTGCGCGTCGTCACCGAGACGCTGCCGTCCGTGCGCTCCGCCACCTTCGGCATCTGGGCGGGCGTCGGCTCCCGCGACGAGACGCCCTCCCTGAACGGCGCCACCCACTACCTGGAGCACCTCCTCTTCAAGGGCACCGCCCAGCGCAGCGCCCTCGACATCTCCTCCGCGATCGACGCGGTCGGCGGCGAGATGAACGCCTTCACGGCGAAGGAGTACACCTGCTACTACGCCCGGGTGCTCGACACGGACCTGCCGCTGGCCATCGACGTGGTCTGCGACATGCTCACCGGCTCGCTGATCCGCGAGGAGGACGTCGACGCCGAGCGCGGTGTCATCCTCGAAGAGATCGCGATGACCGAGGACGACCCGGGCGACGTGGTCCACGACCTGTTCGCCCAGACCATGTACGGGGACTCGCCGCTCGGCCGCCCCGTCCTCGGCACCGTCGACACGATCAACGCCCTCGGCGCCGACCGGATCCGCCGCTTCTGGAAGAAGCACTACGACCCGACCCGCCTGGTCGTCGCCGCCGCCGGCAACGTCGACCACAACAAGGTCGTACGCCAGGTCCGCGCGGCCTTCGAGAAGGCCGGCGCCCTGAAGCACACCGACGCCGTGCCGGTCGGCCCGCGCACCGGCACCAAGCGCATCCGCACCGCCGGCCGCGTCGAGCTGGTGGGCCGCAAGACCGAGCAGGCCCACGTGGTCCTCGGCATGCCGGGCCTGGCCCGCACCGACGAGCGCCGCTGGGCCCTCGGCGTGCTGAACACCGCCCTCGGCGGCGGCATGTCCTCCCGGCTCTTCCAGGAGGTCCGCGAGAAGCGCGGCCTGGCCTACAGCGTGTACTCGTACACCTCCGGCTTCGCCGACACCGGCCTCTTCGGCGTCTACGCCGGCTGCCGGCCCAGCCAGGTCCACGACGTCCTGCGGATCTGCCGCCAGGAGCTCGACACCGTCGCCTCCGAGGGCCTCACCGACGAGGAGATCAGGCGCGCCATCGGCCAGCTCTCCGGCTCCACCGTCCTCGGCCTGGAGGACACCGGCGCGATCATGAACCGCATCGGCAAGAGCGAGCTGTGCTGGGGCGACCAGATGTCCGTCGACGACATGCTGGCCCGCATCGCCTCGGTGACCCCGGACGACGTCCGCGCGGTCGCCCAGGATGTACTGGCACAGCGGCCCTCGCTGGCGGTGATCGGCCCGCTCAAGGAGAAGCAGGCCGCCCGGCTCGACGAAGCGGTCGCCTAG
- a CDS encoding ribonuclease J — protein MSHPHPELGPPPKLPKGGLRVTPLGGLGEIGRNMTVFEFDGRLLIVDCGVLFPEEEQPGIDLILPDFTSIRDRLDDIEGIVLTHGHEDHIGAVPYLLREKPDIPLIGSKLTLALIEAKLQEHRIRPYTLEVKEGERENLGPFDCEFIAVNHSIPDALAVAIRTDAGLVVATGDFKMDQLPMDNRLTDLHAFARLSEEGIDLLLSDSTNAEVPGFVPPERDISNVIRGVFAGAQKRIIVASFASHVHRIQQVLDAAHEYGRRVAFVGRSMVRNMGIARDLGYLRVPAGLVVDVKTLDDLPDDEVVLVCTGSQGEPMAALSRMANRDHQIRIVPGDTVILASSLIPGNENAVYRVINGLTRWGANVVHKGNAKVHVSGHASAGELLYFYNICKPKNLMPVHGEWRHLRANAELGAMTGVPKDRIVIAEDGVVVDLIDGKARISGKVQAGYVYVDGLSVGDVTEASLKDRRILGDEGIISVYVVVDSTTGKVVTGPNIQARGSGIEDSAFGPVTAKIEEAIARAAADGVAEPHQIQQLIRRTMGKWVSDSYRRRPMILPVVVEV, from the coding sequence TTGAGCCATCCGCACCCTGAACTCGGCCCGCCGCCGAAGCTCCCCAAGGGCGGCCTCCGGGTCACCCCGCTGGGCGGCCTCGGCGAAATCGGCCGCAACATGACCGTCTTCGAGTTCGACGGCCGTCTTCTGATCGTCGACTGCGGCGTGCTCTTCCCCGAGGAGGAGCAGCCGGGCATCGACCTGATCCTGCCGGACTTCACGTCCATCCGGGACCGCCTCGACGACATCGAGGGCATCGTCCTGACCCACGGCCACGAGGACCACATCGGCGCCGTCCCGTACCTCCTCCGGGAGAAGCCGGACATCCCGCTGATCGGCTCCAAGCTGACCCTCGCCCTCATCGAGGCGAAGCTCCAGGAGCACCGCATCCGCCCCTACACCCTGGAGGTGAAGGAGGGCGAGCGCGAGAACCTGGGCCCCTTCGACTGCGAGTTCATCGCGGTCAACCACTCCATCCCGGACGCCCTGGCCGTCGCCATCCGCACGGACGCGGGTCTCGTCGTCGCCACCGGCGACTTCAAGATGGACCAGCTCCCGATGGACAACCGCCTCACGGACCTGCACGCCTTCGCGCGTCTGAGCGAGGAGGGCATCGACCTCCTCCTCTCGGACTCGACGAACGCCGAGGTTCCGGGCTTCGTCCCGCCGGAGCGCGACATCTCCAACGTGATCCGCGGCGTCTTCGCGGGCGCGCAGAAGCGGATCATCGTGGCCTCCTTCGCGAGCCACGTGCACCGCATCCAGCAGGTCCTGGACGCCGCGCACGAGTACGGCCGCCGCGTCGCCTTCGTGGGCCGCTCCATGGTCCGCAACATGGGCATCGCCCGTGACCTGGGCTACCTGCGGGTGCCGGCCGGCCTCGTCGTCGACGTCAAGACCCTCGACGACCTGCCGGACGACGAGGTCGTGCTCGTCTGCACGGGCTCCCAGGGCGAGCCGATGGCGGCGCTGTCCCGCATGGCGAACCGCGACCACCAGATCCGGATCGTCCCCGGCGACACCGTGATCCTGGCGTCGTCCCTGATCCCGGGCAACGAGAACGCGGTCTACCGCGTGATCAACGGCCTGACCCGCTGGGGCGCCAACGTCGTGCACAAGGGCAACGCCAAGGTGCACGTCTCGGGCCACGCGTCCGCCGGCGAGCTGCTGTACTTCTACAACATCTGCAAGCCGAAGAACCTGATGCCGGTCCACGGCGAATGGCGCCACCTGCGCGCCAACGCCGAGCTCGGCGCGATGACGGGCGTCCCGAAGGACCGCATCGTCATCGCCGAGGACGGCGTCGTCGTCGACCTGATCGACGGCAAGGCCCGGATCTCCGGCAAGGTCCAGGCCGGCTACGTGTACGTGGACGGCCTGTCGGTCGGCGACGTCACCGAGGCCTCCCTCAAGGACCGCCGCATCCTCGGAGACGAGGGCATCATCTCGGTCTACGTCGTGGTCGACAGCACCACGGGCAAGGTCGTCACGGGCCCGAACATCCAGGCCCGCGGCTCCGGCATCGAGGACTCGGCCTTCGGGCCGGTCACCGCGAAGATCGAGGAAGCCATCGCCCGCGCCGCCGCCGACGGCGTCGCGGAACCGCACCAGATCCAGCAGCTCATCCGCCGGACCATGGGCAAGTGGGTGTCGGACAGCTATCGCCGCCGCCCGATGATCCTCCCGGTCGTGGTCGAGGTCTGA
- the dapB gene encoding 4-hydroxy-tetrahydrodipicolinate reductase, whose protein sequence is MSKLRVAVLGARGRIGSEAVKAVEAAEDMELVAALGRGDKLEQVAEAGAQVAVELTTPDSVMGNLDFLVGHGIHAVVGTTGWNEGRLAQLGTWLAASPETGVLIAPNFSIGAVLTMKFAAQAARYFESVEVVELHHPSKVDAPSGTATRTAQLIAAARAEAGLGAQPDATATALDGARGADVDGVPVHAIRLRGLLAHQEVLLGGDGETLTIRHDSLHHSSFMPGILLGARRVTQTPGLTFGLENFLDLG, encoded by the coding sequence ATGAGCAAGCTGCGCGTGGCAGTCCTCGGCGCCCGGGGCCGCATCGGCTCCGAGGCGGTCAAGGCGGTCGAGGCCGCCGAGGACATGGAGCTGGTGGCGGCCCTCGGACGGGGCGACAAGCTGGAGCAGGTGGCCGAGGCGGGAGCCCAGGTCGCCGTCGAGCTGACCACCCCCGACTCGGTCATGGGGAACCTGGACTTCCTCGTGGGCCACGGCATCCACGCCGTGGTCGGCACCACCGGCTGGAACGAGGGCCGCCTCGCCCAGCTCGGCACCTGGCTCGCCGCCTCCCCGGAGACCGGCGTGCTCATCGCCCCGAACTTCTCCATCGGCGCCGTCCTCACCATGAAGTTCGCGGCCCAGGCCGCCCGCTACTTCGAGTCCGTCGAGGTCGTGGAGCTGCACCACCCGTCGAAGGTCGACGCCCCCTCGGGCACCGCGACCCGCACGGCCCAGCTCATCGCGGCCGCCCGCGCCGAGGCCGGCCTCGGCGCCCAGCCCGACGCCACCGCCACGGCCCTCGACGGTGCCCGCGGCGCCGACGTCGACGGCGTCCCCGTGCACGCCATCCGCCTGCGCGGCCTGCTGGCCCACCAGGAGGTGCTGCTCGGCGGCGACGGCGAGACCCTGACCATCCGTCACGACTCCCTGCACCACAGCAGCTTCATGCCGGGCATCCTGCTCGGCGCCCGCCGCGTGACGCAGACCCCGGGCCTCACCTTCGGCCTGGAAAACTTCCTCGACCTCGGCTGA
- the rpsO gene encoding 30S ribosomal protein S15, giving the protein MPLDAATKKQIIAEFGAKEGDTGSPEVQVAMLSRRISDLTEHLKTHKHDHHSRRGLLILVGQRRRLLQYLAKKDIQRFRTLVERLGIRRGAAGAK; this is encoded by the coding sequence GTGCCGCTCGACGCCGCTACGAAGAAGCAGATCATCGCCGAATTCGGTGCCAAGGAGGGCGACACCGGCTCTCCCGAGGTCCAGGTCGCGATGCTGTCCCGCCGCATCTCGGACCTGACCGAGCACCTCAAGACCCACAAGCACGACCACCACTCCCGTCGTGGTCTGCTGATCCTGGTCGGCCAGCGCCGCCGCCTGCTGCAGTACCTGGCCAAGAAGGACATCCAGCGCTTCCGTACGCTGGTCGAGCGCCTCGGCATCCGCCGCGGTGCGGCCGGCGCCAAGTAA